The Verrucomicrobiota bacterium JB022 genome contains a region encoding:
- a CDS encoding NAD(P)-dependent alcohol dehydrogenase, with translation MIHAYAIKEKGGKLEPFEYDPGPLGPYSVEIEVDHCGVCHSDLSMTQNDWGMTKYPLIPGHEVSGRIGAVGEMVEHLKVGQRVGLGWHKGYCLHCEHCMDGDHNLCPDAAETIVGHHGGFADRVRAQATAVFPLPDALDPADAGPLLCGGITVFHPMVEFGLRPTDRVGVIGIGGLGHLALQFANAWGCEVTAFTSESKFEEAKQMGAHHTVNSRDDDAIKQLGKRFDLIISTVNVSLNWDQLLGTLRPKGRFHQVGAVLEPMKLSAFSLLTGQKSLSASPVGSPSNITKMLDFAARHEIKPVTEHFKMADVNEAFEHLESGKARYRIVLDR, from the coding sequence ATGATCCACGCCTACGCAATCAAGGAAAAGGGCGGCAAGCTTGAGCCGTTCGAATACGATCCAGGCCCCCTCGGGCCTTACTCCGTTGAGATCGAAGTCGACCACTGTGGCGTTTGCCACAGTGACCTTTCGATGACCCAAAACGACTGGGGCATGACGAAGTATCCACTCATCCCGGGGCACGAAGTCTCCGGCCGCATCGGGGCGGTGGGCGAGATGGTCGAACACCTCAAGGTGGGCCAGCGCGTCGGCCTCGGTTGGCACAAGGGCTACTGCCTGCACTGCGAGCACTGTATGGATGGCGACCACAACCTTTGCCCCGACGCGGCGGAAACCATCGTGGGACACCACGGCGGATTTGCTGACCGCGTGCGCGCGCAGGCTACGGCGGTGTTCCCGCTGCCGGATGCGCTCGACCCGGCTGATGCGGGTCCGCTGCTCTGCGGCGGCATCACCGTTTTTCACCCGATGGTCGAGTTTGGCCTGCGCCCGACGGATCGCGTGGGCGTGATCGGCATTGGCGGTCTGGGACACCTGGCGCTGCAGTTTGCCAACGCCTGGGGCTGCGAGGTTACCGCCTTTACCAGCGAATCGAAATTCGAGGAGGCGAAGCAGATGGGCGCACACCACACGGTCAACAGCCGTGACGACGACGCGATCAAGCAGCTCGGCAAGCGCTTCGACCTGATCATCTCGACCGTCAACGTGTCGCTGAATTGGGACCAGTTACTCGGCACGCTGCGCCCCAAGGGACGCTTTCACCAGGTGGGCGCAGTGCTGGAGCCGATGAAGCTGAGCGCCTTTTCGCTCCTGACCGGCCAGAAATCGCTCTCCGCCTCGCCGGTCGGCAGCCCGAGCAACATCACCAAGATGCTCGACTTCGCCGCCCGCCACGAGATCAAGCCCGTGACCGAGCACTTCAAGATGGCCGACGTCAACGAAGCCTTCGAGCACCTCGAAAGCGGCAAGGCCCGCTACCGCATCGTGCTGGACCGGTAG
- a CDS encoding nucleotidyltransferase domain-containing protein, translating into MTLATTSADLIPTLQSILERRDDLRLAILYGSAVAGRLHAQSDVDVAILGQGPLTVEQRLELMRDLAVAVGREVDLLDLHDSTGVILTEVLTKGTILLKRDTAAYSELIRRMFYYNEDELPNLRMILNERRRRFVNAV; encoded by the coding sequence ATGACGCTTGCCACCACCAGTGCAGATCTCATCCCCACGCTTCAGAGTATCCTGGAGCGGCGGGACGACCTGCGCCTGGCGATCCTTTACGGGTCGGCAGTGGCAGGGCGTCTGCACGCGCAAAGCGATGTGGATGTCGCGATCCTGGGGCAGGGTCCACTCACCGTGGAGCAACGTCTCGAGTTGATGCGCGACTTGGCCGTGGCCGTTGGGCGCGAAGTCGACCTGCTCGATCTGCACGACTCGACGGGAGTGATCCTGACGGAGGTGCTGACGAAGGGAACCATCCTGCTCAAGCGGGATACGGCAGCGTACTCCGAGCTGATTCGCCGGATGTTCTATTACAACGAGGATGAGCTGCCCAACCTGCGGATGATCCTCAACGAGCGGAGGAGGCGCTTCGTCAATGCCGTCTGA
- the sufC gene encoding Fe-S cluster assembly ATPase SufC has protein sequence MAALEIRNLNVSIEEKHILKDFSLTVPKGEVHAIMGPNGTGKSTLAKALAGHEDYAIDSGSALLDGVDIVGMEADEISREGLFMAFQYPSEIPGVSIANFIRAALNARLEEGQTFKAPAFYQELYQKMDLLQIPREFTSRSINEGFSGGEKKRCEILQMAMLKPKYAIMDETDSGLDIDALRIVSEGVNAMRGPDLGILVITHYQRLLNYIKPDVVHVMYDGQIVKSGGPELALELEEKGYDWVKEEFAGAKA, from the coding sequence ATGGCAGCTCTGGAAATCCGCAACCTGAACGTATCCATCGAGGAGAAGCACATCCTCAAAGACTTCTCCCTCACCGTGCCCAAGGGTGAGGTCCACGCCATCATGGGGCCCAACGGCACCGGCAAAAGCACGCTGGCCAAGGCGCTCGCCGGGCACGAAGACTACGCGATCGACAGCGGCTCGGCCCTGCTCGACGGCGTCGATATCGTGGGCATGGAAGCCGACGAGATCAGCCGCGAAGGCCTCTTCATGGCCTTCCAGTACCCGAGCGAGATCCCCGGCGTCTCCATCGCCAACTTCATCCGCGCGGCCCTCAACGCCCGCCTCGAAGAAGGCCAGACCTTCAAGGCCCCCGCTTTTTATCAGGAGCTGTACCAGAAGATGGACCTGCTCCAGATCCCCCGCGAGTTCACTAGCCGCTCGATCAACGAAGGCTTCTCCGGCGGTGAAAAGAAGCGCTGCGAGATCCTCCAGATGGCCATGCTCAAGCCCAAGTATGCCATTATGGACGAGACCGACTCCGGCCTCGATATCGACGCGCTGCGCATCGTCTCCGAAGGCGTCAACGCCATGCGCGGGCCCGACCTCGGCATCCTCGTCATCACCCACTACCAGCGCCTGCTCAACTACATCAAGCCCGACGTCGTGCACGTGATGTACGACGGCCAGATCGTGAAGAGCGGCGGCCCCGAACTCGCCCTCGAGCTCGAAGAAAAGGGCTACGACTGGGTCAAGGAAGAGTTCGCCGGCGCAAAGGCGTAA
- a CDS encoding ThuA domain-containing protein, which yields MPRICYLMCLCGLLAAFVRAAPADTADFRILVFTKTEGFRHSSIPHGVAALEKLARENGFALDHTEDAAVFTPKRLRQYQAVVFLLTTGNVLDESQQQALERYIQAGGGYVGIHSASDTELEWPWYAQLVGAQFRDHPAIQEADVIRMDPSDPSTAHLPDTWTRTDEWYNFRAAPDQDQLHLLLRLDESTYEGGKMGELHPLSWRQEYDGGRSWYTAMGHTEESYEEPKFLQHILAGIRYAAGK from the coding sequence ATGCCCCGAATCTGTTACCTCATGTGCCTGTGCGGTCTGCTGGCCGCGTTTGTCCGTGCTGCCCCGGCGGACACCGCCGACTTTAGGATCCTCGTTTTTACCAAGACCGAGGGCTTCCGACACTCGTCGATCCCGCACGGCGTGGCGGCACTGGAAAAGCTGGCGCGTGAAAATGGTTTTGCGCTCGATCACACCGAAGACGCTGCCGTGTTTACACCCAAGCGGCTTCGGCAATATCAGGCGGTCGTCTTTCTGCTCACGACCGGCAACGTGCTGGACGAATCGCAGCAGCAGGCGTTGGAGCGCTATATCCAGGCCGGAGGCGGTTACGTTGGCATCCACTCCGCCAGCGATACGGAACTGGAGTGGCCGTGGTACGCGCAACTGGTCGGTGCGCAGTTCCGGGATCATCCCGCAATTCAGGAGGCCGACGTGATCCGCATGGACCCGAGCGATCCCTCCACCGCGCACCTGCCCGACACTTGGACTCGTACCGACGAGTGGTACAACTTCCGTGCCGCCCCCGATCAGGACCAGCTCCACCTCCTCCTGCGGCTCGACGAGTCGACCTACGAAGGGGGCAAAATGGGCGAGCTGCACCCGCTCAGTTGGCGACAGGAGTACGACGGCGGCCGCAGCTGGTATACCGCCATGGGCCACACCGAGGAGAGCTACGAAGAACCCAAGTTCCTCCAGCACATCTTGGCAGGGATCCGCTACGCGGCTGGCAAGTAG
- the sufD gene encoding Fe-S cluster assembly protein SufD: MSDSLTAPADNLASPEVFRQRQQSLALAAEWFVERQQEAWQRYLTLPWPTRVQEKWRFANLKAVQDIERFAPAPFAVPEADELVARSNVLSETAGRLIFVDDNIAAPIELKPELAQQGVIFTPLIDALNRYPELVQKYFMAQTPELGSEKFENLHVAMLRAGVFLYVPKGVEIKEPFAVYHWTKQDGTAIFPHTIVVCEDNASGTLVEFQNGAAADTEHLVIANAHLYAGNGAKPQHRIIQNWNERTLSFQLNTSNAQRDVESKQVIINVGSKQARQEIHGKIFGSGSNVELYSLGVPRGEQEFDQRTLQTHIAPNSRSDLLYKNALSDDTRTIFSGLIIVEEGAQQTDAYQTNNNLMLSDKAEANSLPGLEIGANDVKCSHGATSGRIDDSEIFYFLARGIPRNKAQELMVFGFCEEILEKFNNQELATFVRDLVTAKFTA, encoded by the coding sequence ATGAGCGATTCATTGACCGCCCCCGCCGACAATCTGGCCTCGCCCGAGGTCTTCCGCCAACGCCAGCAAAGCCTGGCCCTGGCCGCCGAATGGTTTGTGGAGCGTCAACAGGAGGCGTGGCAGCGCTACCTCACCCTCCCGTGGCCGACGCGCGTCCAGGAAAAGTGGCGCTTTGCCAACCTCAAGGCCGTGCAGGACATCGAGCGCTTTGCGCCCGCCCCCTTCGCCGTGCCCGAGGCCGACGAGCTGGTCGCCCGCAGCAACGTGCTCAGCGAGACGGCCGGCCGCCTGATCTTTGTCGACGACAACATCGCCGCCCCCATCGAGCTGAAGCCCGAGCTGGCCCAGCAAGGCGTGATCTTCACCCCGCTGATCGACGCGCTCAACCGCTACCCGGAGCTGGTCCAGAAGTATTTCATGGCCCAGACGCCCGAGCTGGGCAGCGAGAAGTTTGAAAACCTGCACGTGGCCATGCTGCGCGCCGGTGTCTTCCTCTACGTGCCCAAGGGCGTCGAAATCAAGGAGCCCTTCGCCGTCTACCACTGGACGAAGCAGGACGGCACCGCCATCTTCCCGCACACCATCGTCGTGTGCGAAGACAACGCCAGCGGCACCCTGGTGGAGTTCCAGAACGGCGCGGCCGCCGACACCGAGCATCTGGTGATCGCCAACGCCCACCTTTACGCCGGCAACGGCGCCAAGCCGCAGCACCGCATCATCCAGAACTGGAACGAGCGCACCCTCAGCTTCCAGCTCAACACCAGCAACGCCCAGCGCGATGTGGAGAGCAAGCAGGTGATCATCAACGTCGGCTCCAAGCAGGCCCGCCAGGAGATCCACGGCAAGATCTTCGGCAGCGGCAGCAACGTGGAGCTGTATTCGCTCGGCGTGCCGCGCGGTGAGCAGGAGTTTGACCAGCGCACGCTGCAGACCCACATCGCCCCCAACAGCCGGAGCGACCTGCTCTACAAGAACGCCCTCAGCGACGACACCCGCACCATCTTCAGCGGCCTGATCATCGTCGAAGAAGGCGCGCAGCAGACCGACGCCTACCAGACCAACAACAACCTGATGCTCAGCGACAAGGCCGAGGCCAACAGCCTGCCCGGCCTCGAGATCGGCGCCAACGACGTCAAGTGCTCGCACGGTGCCACCAGCGGACGCATCGACGACAGCGAGATCTTCTACTTCCTCGCCCGCGGCATCCCCCGCAACAAGGCCCAGGAGCTGATGGTCTTCGGTTTCTGTGAAGAAATTCTGGAAAAATTCAATAACCAGGAACTCGCCACCTTCGTCCGCGACCTCGTCACGGCTAAGTTTACAGCGTAG
- the msrB gene encoding peptide-methionine (R)-S-oxide reductase MsrB, which produces MPEKVVKTNEEWKQELSHESFCVARLGQTEQPFNNKYWDHHEKGTYNCVACGTPLFGSDTKFESGSGWPSYFQPVKKDAVAIKMDYSHGMVREEVVCATCDSHLGHRFPDGPPPTGIRYCINSAALQFEPAEKTE; this is translated from the coding sequence ATGCCCGAAAAAGTCGTCAAAACCAACGAAGAGTGGAAACAGGAACTCTCCCACGAATCCTTTTGCGTCGCCCGTCTGGGCCAGACCGAGCAGCCCTTTAACAACAAGTATTGGGACCACCACGAAAAGGGCACGTACAACTGCGTCGCCTGTGGCACCCCGCTCTTTGGCTCCGACACGAAGTTCGAGTCCGGCTCTGGCTGGCCGAGCTACTTCCAGCCAGTGAAGAAGGACGCGGTCGCGATCAAGATGGACTACAGCCACGGCATGGTGCGCGAAGAAGTCGTCTGCGCCACCTGCGACAGCCACCTCGGCCACCGCTTCCCCGACGGCCCTCCGCCCACCGGCATCCGCTATTGCATCAACAGCGCCGCGCTCCAGTTCGAGCCCGCGGAAAAGACAGAGTAA
- a CDS encoding transcriptional repressor, whose translation MQSIPALAKEALEAALAQQGLRNTRQREQVFSVLLLRRDHPTADEVYARCKELMPSISLATVYNCLETLVTCGLVRAVNYEREPTRYCPNLHEHAHFQDKSSGRVYDIDLPEDVMAQLKKILPAGFEADNVEIYFHGSLSRNGSQRVG comes from the coding sequence ATGCAGTCCATTCCAGCCCTGGCCAAGGAGGCGCTCGAAGCAGCGCTTGCCCAGCAGGGGCTGCGCAATACCCGGCAGCGTGAGCAAGTCTTCTCTGTGCTCCTCCTCCGGCGCGATCACCCGACGGCGGACGAGGTTTACGCACGTTGCAAGGAGCTGATGCCCAGCATCTCGCTCGCCACCGTCTACAATTGCCTGGAGACGCTGGTCACCTGCGGGCTGGTGCGCGCCGTCAATTACGAGCGCGAGCCGACCCGCTACTGCCCCAACCTGCACGAGCACGCCCACTTCCAGGACAAATCGTCGGGCCGCGTCTACGACATCGACCTGCCGGAAGACGTGATGGCGCAGTTGAAGAAGATCCTCCCCGCCGGCTTCGAGGCCGACAACGTGGAGATCTACTTCCACGGCAGCCTGAGTCGTAACGGCTCTCAGCGCGTCGGCTAA
- a CDS encoding NYN domain-containing protein encodes MDKTAVLIDGSFFLRRYRRLVKPRGGDALATARYLHWYALQHANDEGATLYRIFYYDCPPLNRVVQAPISGQELDFGASGEADFRRELFSSLKRQRKLAIRLGELRDGRRWNLRPDAMEQLLRGDMTIEDLADEHFSYDVRQDHLDTKIALDIASLALKGLVQRIVLISGDSNFVPAAKLARREGIDFVLDPMWSKISEELFEHIDGLKTFIQKADDDA; translated from the coding sequence ATGGACAAGACTGCCGTACTGATCGACGGATCCTTCTTCCTGCGTCGCTACCGCCGGCTGGTAAAGCCGCGCGGCGGCGATGCGCTGGCTACCGCACGCTACCTGCACTGGTACGCGCTGCAGCACGCCAACGACGAAGGTGCCACTCTCTATCGGATCTTCTATTACGATTGCCCGCCCCTCAACCGAGTCGTGCAGGCCCCCATCAGCGGGCAAGAGCTCGACTTTGGGGCGTCCGGCGAGGCCGACTTCCGCCGCGAGCTCTTCAGCTCGCTCAAGCGGCAACGCAAGCTGGCCATCCGACTCGGCGAGCTGCGCGACGGTCGCCGCTGGAATCTGCGGCCCGATGCGATGGAGCAGCTCCTGCGAGGCGACATGACGATCGAGGACCTGGCCGACGAGCACTTCAGCTACGACGTGCGCCAGGACCACCTCGATACCAAGATCGCCCTCGACATCGCCTCGCTCGCCCTTAAGGGCCTCGTGCAGCGCATCGTGTTGATTTCCGGCGACAGCAACTTTGTCCCCGCCGCCAAGCTGGCCCGGCGCGAAGGCATCGACTTCGTGCTCGACCCCATGTGGTCCAAAATCTCCGAAGAACTCTTCGAACATATCGACGGCCTCAAGACCTTCATCCAGAAGGCCGACGACGACGCCTAA
- a CDS encoding DUF86 domain-containing protein, with protein sequence MPSDALLLKAESIRRCVLRVERFLHLSPEQLQADVDAQDIVALNLQRAVQLAVDMVAMVLAEDDHPVMPTMADGFRLLAREQRLDPELAERMARSVGLRNLIVHDYAEINWEIVHRVMHAHLNDFRLFLHQIFQS encoded by the coding sequence ATGCCGTCTGATGCGTTGCTCCTCAAGGCAGAGTCCATTCGCCGGTGCGTCCTGCGCGTCGAACGCTTCCTGCACCTTTCACCGGAGCAGCTTCAGGCCGATGTGGATGCGCAAGATATTGTCGCACTCAATCTGCAGCGCGCCGTCCAGCTCGCTGTCGATATGGTGGCAATGGTGCTCGCGGAAGACGATCATCCCGTTATGCCCACCATGGCGGACGGTTTTCGCCTGCTGGCCCGAGAGCAGAGGCTCGATCCAGAGCTGGCCGAGCGCATGGCTCGATCCGTCGGTCTTCGCAACCTTATCGTCCATGATTACGCGGAAATCAACTGGGAGATCGTGCACCGCGTGATGCACGCACACCTGAACGACTTCCGCTTATTTCTTCACCAAATTTTCCAATCCTAG
- the sufB gene encoding Fe-S cluster assembly protein SufB has protein sequence MATTPDLNFERDQGNFHYETTYDYDAGIGLTESTIDYISDVKGEDDWIREFRKKALKVFQDKPMPTHWASQDLNNIDFDKIRYYLSKGQRPTRSWDEVPAEIKETFERLGIPEKERAFLAGVEAQFDSESSYSNMKEELAKQGVLFVSSSEGLKEHPEIFRKWFGKVIPIGDNKFSALNAAVFSGGSFIYIPPGVKVKQPLQAYFRINAEQFGQFERTLIIADEGAEVTYMEGCTAPKFETSTLHSAVVELVALKGAKIQYITVQNWSANVFNLVTKRGLAMEDAQVKWIDCNIGSRLTMKYPGVVMRGERARGEVLSIALAHDGQTQDTGAKMIHAADHTTSNIVSKSISIGKGVSTYRGVVAMPKHLKGCKNNTECDALLINTNSRTNTYPAITVRGNSNTVQHEASVSKVSAEQIFYMMQRGLSEGEAMSLSVNGFVNDLIREFPMEYSVELKRLIDLEMEGSVG, from the coding sequence ATGGCCACCACACCCGACCTCAACTTCGAACGAGACCAGGGCAATTTCCACTACGAAACCACGTACGACTACGATGCCGGCATCGGCCTGACGGAGTCGACCATCGACTATATCTCCGACGTCAAAGGCGAAGACGACTGGATTCGTGAGTTCCGGAAAAAGGCCCTCAAGGTTTTCCAGGACAAGCCCATGCCGACGCACTGGGCCTCGCAGGACCTCAACAACATCGATTTCGACAAGATCCGCTACTACCTCTCCAAGGGCCAGCGCCCCACACGCTCGTGGGATGAAGTGCCTGCGGAGATCAAGGAGACCTTCGAGCGTCTCGGCATCCCGGAGAAGGAGCGTGCGTTCCTCGCCGGGGTCGAAGCCCAGTTCGACTCCGAGTCCAGCTATTCCAACATGAAGGAAGAGCTGGCCAAGCAAGGCGTGCTCTTCGTCAGCTCCAGCGAAGGCCTCAAGGAGCACCCCGAGATCTTCCGCAAGTGGTTCGGCAAGGTCATCCCGATCGGCGACAACAAGTTTTCGGCCCTCAATGCGGCCGTGTTCTCGGGCGGTTCGTTCATCTACATCCCCCCGGGCGTGAAGGTGAAGCAGCCGCTGCAAGCCTACTTCCGCATCAACGCGGAGCAGTTCGGCCAGTTCGAGCGCACGCTGATCATCGCCGACGAAGGCGCGGAAGTCACCTACATGGAAGGCTGCACCGCCCCGAAGTTCGAGACCAGCACGCTCCACAGCGCCGTCGTGGAGCTGGTGGCGCTCAAGGGCGCGAAGATCCAGTATATCACCGTGCAAAACTGGTCGGCCAACGTCTTCAACCTCGTGACGAAGCGCGGTCTGGCGATGGAAGACGCGCAGGTGAAGTGGATCGATTGCAACATCGGCAGCCGCCTCACCATGAAGTACCCCGGCGTCGTCATGCGCGGCGAGCGGGCACGCGGCGAAGTGCTCTCCATCGCGCTGGCCCACGACGGCCAGACGCAGGACACGGGGGCCAAGATGATCCACGCCGCCGATCACACCACGTCGAACATCGTCTCCAAGTCGATCTCGATCGGCAAGGGCGTGTCGACCTACCGTGGCGTGGTGGCGATGCCGAAGCACCTCAAGGGTTGCAAGAACAACACCGAGTGCGACGCGCTGCTGATCAACACCAACAGCCGCACCAACACCTACCCGGCCATCACCGTGCGCGGCAACAGCAACACCGTGCAGCACGAGGCCAGCGTCTCCAAGGTTAGCGCCGAGCAGATCTTCTACATGATGCAGCGCGGCCTGAGCGAAGGCGAAGCGATGTCCCTCTCGGTCAACGGCTTCGTCAACGACCTCATCCGCGAGTTCCCGATGGAATACTCCGTGGAGCTGAAGCGCCTGATCGACCTCGAAATGGAAGGCAGCGTCGGGTAA